A single region of the Cyanobacteriota bacterium genome encodes:
- a CDS encoding ATP-binding cassette domain-containing protein, translating into MGIVVENVSKQFGSFRAVDNVSLEIETGSLVALLGPSGSGKSTLLRLIAGLEFPDTGKIFLTGRDATYENVQDRNIGFVFQHYALFKHMTVR; encoded by the coding sequence ATGGGTATTGTTGTTGAAAATGTCTCAAAGCAGTTTGGCAGTTTTCGGGCCGTTGATAATGTCAGCCTAGAAATTGAGACAGGTTCCTTGGTAGCTTTATTAGGGCCATCTGGATCAGGAAAGTCTACCTTGCTGCGGCTAATTGCAGGGTTGGAGTTTCCTGACACAGGCAAAATCTTCCTAACAGGGCGAGATGCTACCTATGAGAATGTTCAGGATCGCAATATTGGCTTTGTGTTTCAACACTATGCTCTGTTTAAGCACATGACGGTGCGTA